The following coding sequences lie in one Porphyromonas asaccharolytica DSM 20707 genomic window:
- a CDS encoding LrgB family protein, with amino-acid sequence MMDLVTQLLSKPIYCLPLTIGVYFLSLLLYRKVRIGLFHPLIVTIGLIILMLDLSDTTYEEYKEGSQLIDFLLGPSVVSLGYILYEQSKYLRGRVVSIMVSLFVGSLIGILSAVGLAYALGAGDAIAYSMESRSVTTPIAIALSEQSGGIPALTAVVVVISGIIGGVMGPPLFKWLHIESSIAKGLALGAAAHGVGTSVAIQMGALEGAIGGLAIGIMGVFTSILIPIIHYIAQIFV; translated from the coding sequence ATGATGGATCTCGTCACACAACTACTGAGCAAGCCTATCTACTGCTTGCCGCTCACCATAGGCGTTTACTTCCTCAGTTTGCTCCTATACCGCAAGGTGCGGATCGGTCTCTTTCATCCTCTGATTGTTACCATAGGGCTCATCATCTTAATGCTTGACCTATCGGATACAACGTATGAAGAGTATAAAGAGGGTAGCCAACTGATCGACTTCCTCTTAGGTCCCTCAGTCGTCTCACTGGGCTACATCCTATACGAGCAGTCTAAGTACCTCCGAGGACGCGTCGTCTCTATCATGGTCTCGCTCTTTGTAGGCTCTCTAATCGGCATACTCAGTGCCGTAGGACTAGCTTATGCACTAGGCGCAGGCGACGCGATCGCCTACTCGATGGAGTCCCGCTCGGTCACGACCCCTATCGCTATCGCACTCTCTGAGCAGTCGGGAGGTATCCCCGCCTTGACCGCAGTGGTGGTCGTCATCTCAGGCATCATCGGAGGCGTGATGGGGCCTCCACTCTTTAAATGGCTCCACATAGAGAGCAGTATCGCTAAGGGACTGGCTCTAGGTGCTGCAGCGCATGGTGTAGGCACCTCGGTAGCTATTCAAATGGGGGCTCTAGAGGGGGCTATCGGTGGCTTGGCTATTGGTATCATGGGAGTTTTTACCTCCATACTGATACCTATCATCCACTATATCGCTCAGATCTTTGTTTGA
- a CDS encoding CidA/LrgA family protein: MKSLVQCFWVLFFFAVGELIGMMIGHFLPGSVIGLILLFLALETKLIKPDKVDSVAKFLTLNMGLFFVPAGVGLITQVELIQQYWAAIVISMVVSTALVLVVVGRMQHRFERHHKGQIPNDNA; this comes from the coding sequence ATGAAGTCTCTTGTACAATGCTTTTGGGTGCTCTTTTTCTTTGCCGTGGGTGAACTGATCGGCATGATGATCGGGCACTTTCTACCAGGGAGTGTGATCGGGCTGATACTGCTCTTTCTAGCCCTAGAGACTAAGCTGATCAAGCCTGACAAAGTGGACAGCGTCGCTAAGTTTCTCACCCTCAACATGGGTCTCTTCTTCGTACCAGCTGGCGTGGGGCTGATCACCCAGGTGGAGCTTATCCAGCAATATTGGGCTGCTATCGTGATCTCGATGGTGGTCAGCACGGCACTAGTCTTGGTGGTCGTGGGACGTATGCAGCACCGCTTCGAGCGGCACCATAAGGGACAGATACCTAACGACAACGCATGA
- a CDS encoding leucine-rich repeat domain-containing protein — MKKTNFLLFLLLSLCGVSLLTAQTSEIQIKSDKAFGSEVTIYPKTNSYDTPIIVDWGDGNTESYNVDPNTSGYFAKVSGSIKGKTIRILSSLTSLEADELEITSFVAIGQTELKYLDLSKNKLTKDNFALNEDAPLENLNLKENDFTTLDLRSYTSLASIDISGNPRLGTMLVSDGSQTIERIYANDCDISHFYPVSLPALTTLSLENNSLMDLEIGDNYPKLSSLSISHNEISEIDVTKLPLLYKLEINYNNISRLNLKNNTELTNLFCSKNKLTNLDLSANSKLTSIACDSNALTVLDVSMLTKLTTLSCAGNQITLLDLTQAPYMSRLTAHSNQLTFLDFSACYQLQYLDIRSNPTMTPCAINYMLRSMWDNPRKPYGDNFNLLLKGSNAETSDAGLIKENWKADVEGDGSAECANVSVTLIQTEGKITLQERMIDTDQSLKAIGDSVLAGTPLYVQIDEIPEGKEYLGVKVNGTLIKEHVFVVTQDPTTVEPVFTKPSMMQMGTKVGHEISFAIAAPQEGTEILIDWGNGVPERNIIGQTTKRLDGKALGDYIKVSGPIIEADLSSYPGQGIWDNEFSSLQLVQPDLQILYTYMNPIGDIDLKDCPNLTLLDVAYTGISELDLTNCTQLDTLLCYGNILSKLDLSKLTGLRKLDAKKNQLTSIDLSSCVNLGYLDLQGNQLSEIDLSMLTGLHTLALGANKLSKIDLANLPEIETLLVNDNQLKVLELSKLTQLATLYCNGNQLTKLDLSNQPLLQMLQAYGNQLTACDVNDLYASLCSYPKGVTLQMPYSLYITNDKSNPDNDAQHADPTIATIKGWRVNTEGDASGCDQVYVEVAPTTHGKIQLADKQGNVIKPVWSTLPTHLGYHKVNKDQEISLIIKPEEGYTIDRLTANGEQISGTSLTPQRYTRINALFKLDNAVIAPAQSRCIAISSEGITTLADLAMLTIFTIDGQTYYHQPIGRGELVTLPQGSYLVTAQAVAADETEVMQVLIP; from the coding sequence ATGAAGAAAACCAACTTCCTACTCTTCCTCCTGCTGTCTCTCTGCGGTGTAAGCCTACTTACAGCTCAAACGTCCGAGATACAGATCAAAAGCGACAAAGCCTTTGGTTCTGAGGTAACAATCTACCCCAAAACCAATTCTTATGATACCCCCATCATCGTCGACTGGGGAGATGGCAATACCGAAAGCTACAACGTCGATCCTAACACCTCTGGATACTTTGCCAAAGTCTCTGGAAGCATCAAGGGCAAGACCATCCGCATCCTCTCTAGCCTCACCAGCTTAGAGGCCGATGAGCTCGAGATAACCTCCTTTGTCGCTATAGGACAGACAGAGCTGAAGTATCTAGATCTCTCTAAGAATAAGCTGACAAAAGATAACTTTGCACTCAACGAAGATGCTCCACTAGAAAATCTAAACCTCAAAGAGAACGACTTCACAACCCTAGATCTACGTTCCTATACAAGTTTAGCTTCTATCGACATCTCTGGGAACCCACGACTCGGTACCATGCTTGTGTCTGATGGCAGTCAGACCATCGAGCGCATCTATGCAAACGACTGTGACATCAGTCACTTCTACCCCGTCTCTCTGCCAGCACTTACGACGCTATCGCTAGAGAATAACTCGCTGATGGATCTAGAGATCGGTGACAACTACCCCAAGCTCTCTTCGCTATCTATCTCTCACAATGAGATCTCTGAGATCGATGTCACCAAGCTTCCCCTGCTATATAAGCTAGAGATAAACTATAACAACATCTCTAGACTAAACCTCAAGAACAATACTGAGCTGACCAACCTCTTCTGTAGCAAGAACAAGCTAACAAACCTAGATCTCTCAGCAAATAGTAAGTTGACCAGCATAGCTTGTGACAGCAATGCTCTGACTGTTCTTGATGTGTCCATGCTTACAAAGCTCACCACGCTAAGCTGTGCTGGTAATCAGATCACGCTACTAGACCTCACACAGGCGCCCTATATGAGTCGCCTCACAGCTCATAGCAATCAGCTTACCTTCCTCGATTTTAGCGCTTGCTATCAGCTTCAATATCTAGACATTCGCTCTAACCCTACGATGACACCCTGTGCCATCAACTATATGCTACGCTCTATGTGGGATAATCCACGCAAGCCATATGGAGATAATTTTAATCTACTACTCAAAGGGTCTAACGCAGAGACCTCTGATGCAGGCCTTATCAAAGAAAACTGGAAGGCAGACGTCGAGGGCGATGGCTCCGCAGAGTGTGCTAATGTCTCTGTGACACTCATTCAAACCGAAGGCAAGATCACACTCCAAGAGCGTATGATAGACACTGATCAGTCACTCAAGGCCATCGGTGATAGCGTGCTCGCTGGCACTCCGCTCTACGTTCAGATTGATGAGATACCTGAGGGCAAGGAGTACCTCGGAGTCAAGGTGAACGGCACACTCATCAAGGAGCATGTATTTGTAGTCACCCAAGATCCTACCACCGTAGAGCCTGTTTTTACCAAGCCCTCTATGATGCAGATGGGTACCAAGGTAGGTCATGAGATATCTTTCGCAATAGCAGCTCCGCAAGAGGGCACTGAGATCCTCATTGACTGGGGTAACGGTGTACCAGAGCGCAACATCATCGGGCAGACGACCAAGCGTCTCGACGGAAAGGCTCTAGGAGACTATATCAAGGTCTCTGGACCGATCATCGAGGCTGACCTCTCTAGCTATCCAGGGCAGGGAATTTGGGACAACGAGTTCTCCAGTCTTCAGCTCGTACAGCCCGATCTACAGATCCTCTACACCTATATGAACCCGATCGGCGACATCGATCTTAAGGATTGTCCTAATCTAACCCTCCTCGATGTAGCCTATACAGGGATTTCTGAGCTCGACCTCACTAACTGTACTCAGTTAGACACGCTCCTATGCTATGGGAACATTCTCTCTAAGCTAGATCTATCTAAGCTCACAGGTCTACGAAAGCTAGACGCCAAGAAGAATCAGCTCACCAGCATTGATCTATCTTCGTGTGTCAATCTTGGCTACCTAGACCTGCAGGGCAATCAGCTCTCTGAGATAGACCTATCTATGCTCACGGGACTGCATACACTAGCACTCGGAGCCAACAAGCTCTCCAAGATAGACCTAGCCAACCTGCCCGAGATCGAGACGCTCCTCGTCAATGACAATCAGCTCAAGGTGCTAGAGCTCTCGAAGCTTACCCAGCTAGCCACGCTATACTGCAATGGGAACCAGCTCACCAAGCTCGATCTATCGAATCAACCTCTGCTTCAGATGCTACAAGCCTACGGCAACCAGCTCACAGCTTGTGATGTCAATGATCTATACGCCTCTCTCTGTAGCTATCCCAAGGGTGTCACACTTCAGATGCCCTACAGCCTCTACATCACCAACGACAAGAGCAATCCTGACAATGATGCTCAGCATGCTGATCCGACGATTGCAACGATCAAGGGGTGGCGCGTGAATACAGAAGGAGATGCCTCTGGCTGTGATCAGGTCTACGTAGAGGTCGCACCCACCACACATGGTAAGATCCAGCTCGCAGACAAGCAGGGCAACGTGATCAAACCTGTATGGAGCACGCTTCCTACGCACCTGGGCTACCACAAGGTCAATAAAGATCAGGAGATCAGTCTCATCATCAAGCCCGAAGAGGGTTACACGATAGACCGACTCACCGCCAATGGCGAGCAGATCTCTGGCACCAGCTTGACACCACAGCGCTACACACGTATCAATGCTCTGTTCAAGTTAGACAACGCCGTGATTGCGCCAGCACAGAGCCGCTGCATAGCTATCTCCTCTGAGGGTATCACTACGCTAGCTGACCTAGCTATGCTGACCATCTTTACCATAGATGGACAGACATACTACCACCAGCCCATCGGCCGTGGAGAGCTAGTCACCTTACCACAAGGCAGCTATCTTGTCACCGCACAGGCTGTCGCAGCTGATGAGACTGAGGTGATGCAGGTGCTAATTCCATAA
- a CDS encoding LysM peptidoglycan-binding domain-containing protein, whose product MITTEQWILEVSEQSQLAQTTCQQLWSDLTSLLIGRLTQGSTSYMRSVGLWSAESHSASIVLLPSGERYLMPPSVTPRITNQEQPLSAEEIGELLAKGATQIPQTIQSFYSCVTKLFEMHERLGHTLEWASLGTFAPQSIDSEGARSETSYAFTPSDELLKQVNKPFEMFAPTLLKEGVHWPDVEEHPAESLEKAYPSTISSRIAERIVAPQPASTPPAWTPQPQAETPATPPPPPPPIPTSESSEPEAVVATPPPYRREEPQESQPTPSERTNRRLWLWIVIPLVTVLLMALLLWFFVFGREERTQCPIATPAPSTTAPIETVPTIDTIAPIDSVAPPADTTAQQEILTTVTLGSGDYLARYARRYLGRSEYWIYIYLANKEQIEDPDNIPLGTEIQIPSPPSVGITGDEKADLTEAKRLIHDYYSSKVK is encoded by the coding sequence ATGATTACGACCGAACAGTGGATTCTAGAGGTCTCCGAGCAGAGCCAGCTCGCACAGACCACCTGCCAGCAACTATGGAGCGATCTCACCTCGCTCCTCATTGGGCGACTCACTCAGGGGAGTACCAGCTATATGCGTAGCGTCGGCTTGTGGTCCGCAGAGAGCCACAGTGCCTCCATCGTCTTATTGCCTAGTGGTGAGCGCTACTTGATGCCCCCAAGCGTCACGCCACGCATCACCAACCAAGAGCAACCGCTCTCTGCCGAGGAGATCGGCGAACTCCTAGCAAAAGGAGCGACCCAGATACCGCAAACGATCCAGAGCTTCTACAGTTGTGTCACGAAGCTCTTTGAGATGCACGAGCGACTAGGTCACACCCTAGAGTGGGCTTCTCTAGGGACCTTTGCCCCACAGTCCATAGATAGCGAAGGAGCACGTAGCGAGACCAGTTACGCCTTCACCCCTTCCGACGAATTGCTCAAGCAGGTCAACAAGCCCTTTGAGATGTTTGCGCCCACACTCCTCAAGGAGGGCGTTCACTGGCCCGATGTTGAGGAGCACCCAGCCGAGAGCCTTGAGAAGGCTTACCCGTCCACCATCTCCAGCCGTATCGCCGAGCGCATAGTCGCACCCCAACCCGCAAGTACGCCACCCGCTTGGACGCCTCAGCCCCAAGCCGAAACTCCCGCGACGCCACCACCTCCCCCACCCCCCATACCAACGAGCGAAAGCAGCGAGCCAGAAGCCGTCGTCGCCACGCCACCACCTTACAGGAGAGAGGAGCCACAAGAGAGTCAGCCCACCCCTTCCGAGCGAACGAACCGCAGGCTGTGGCTTTGGATCGTCATCCCGCTAGTCACTGTCCTACTGATGGCTCTACTGCTGTGGTTCTTCGTCTTCGGCAGAGAAGAGAGGACTCAGTGCCCTATCGCCACGCCAGCTCCCAGTACTACGGCACCCATTGAGACGGTCCCAACAATAGATACCATCGCCCCCATCGATAGCGTCGCACCACCTGCAGACACGACCGCTCAGCAGGAGATCCTCACTACCGTGACACTTGGCTCTGGCGACTATCTAGCGCGCTATGCACGTCGCTACTTAGGTCGTAGTGAGTACTGGATATACATCTACCTCGCTAATAAGGAGCAGATCGAAGACCCCGACAACATTCCCCTTGGCACCGAGATCCAGATTCCCTCGCCCCCAAGCGTAGGCATCACGGGTGACGAAAAGGCCGACCTCACCGAGGCAAAGCGCCTCATCCACGACTACTACAGCAGCAAGGTCAAGTAG
- the rimO gene encoding 30S ribosomal protein S12 methylthiotransferase RimO — translation MIANQIDVISLGCSKNLVDSDALMRRLAQYGYTLRHDPEELTGEIAVVNTCGFIQAAQEESINLILSLIEAKKEGRIRAIYVMGCLGERFREELTAELPEVDKIYGKYDWKQLITDLGPALSADDATPLSYRTPPPSVTPQHYSYIKISEGCDRTCSYCAIPLITGRHHSRPMEEIVREIEKRVATGCREFQIIAQDSTYYGVDLYQEQAIATLLDRLAQVEGVHWLRLHYAYPNHFPIELLDVMAKHDNICKYLDLALQHSSNHMLQLMRRQITREETIALLERIRKQVPGIALRTTMMVGHPGETDEDFADLLDFVSQMRFERLGAFQYSHEEGTYAYKHYQDDVPPEVKQERYDALMSIQETISTSINSRKVGTTLEVVVDREEEDYYVGRTQYDSPEVDGEVILSSDSPLRVGSFYQAEITGIEEYDLIATTSPEHLIL, via the coding sequence ATGATTGCCAACCAAATAGATGTCATCAGTCTAGGTTGCTCTAAGAACCTCGTTGACTCCGATGCGCTCATGCGTCGGCTCGCTCAGTACGGCTACACGCTACGACACGATCCCGAGGAGCTGACTGGCGAGATAGCCGTCGTCAACACCTGTGGCTTCATACAGGCAGCTCAGGAGGAGTCGATCAACCTCATCCTCTCCCTCATTGAAGCGAAGAAAGAGGGACGCATCCGGGCTATCTATGTGATGGGCTGTCTTGGCGAGCGCTTTCGTGAGGAACTAACCGCCGAGCTTCCTGAGGTGGACAAGATCTATGGTAAGTATGACTGGAAGCAACTTATCACCGACCTAGGACCCGCACTCAGCGCAGACGATGCGACACCACTATCCTACCGAACGCCTCCGCCTAGCGTCACGCCACAACACTACAGCTACATCAAGATCTCCGAGGGGTGTGACCGCACCTGCTCTTACTGCGCTATACCGCTCATCACTGGCCGTCATCACTCCCGTCCCATGGAGGAGATCGTCCGAGAAATCGAAAAGCGCGTTGCCACAGGCTGTCGGGAGTTTCAGATCATCGCTCAGGATAGCACTTATTATGGTGTAGACCTTTACCAAGAGCAAGCCATAGCCACCCTACTCGATCGCCTAGCTCAGGTAGAAGGCGTTCACTGGCTCAGACTACACTACGCCTATCCGAACCACTTTCCCATCGAATTGCTTGATGTGATGGCGAAGCATGACAACATCTGCAAGTACCTCGACCTCGCGCTCCAGCACAGCAGCAATCATATGCTTCAGCTGATGCGTCGGCAGATAACCCGTGAGGAGACTATTGCCCTACTAGAGCGCATCCGCAAGCAAGTGCCCGGCATCGCCTTACGCACCACGATGATGGTTGGGCATCCAGGAGAGACAGACGAAGACTTTGCCGATCTCCTTGACTTCGTCAGCCAGATGCGCTTCGAGCGACTTGGCGCTTTCCAATACTCACACGAGGAGGGGACCTATGCCTACAAGCATTACCAGGACGATGTCCCGCCAGAGGTCAAGCAAGAGCGATACGATGCCCTGATGTCTATCCAAGAGACCATCTCCACCAGCATTAATAGCCGTAAAGTCGGCACCACACTCGAAGTAGTCGTTGACCGTGAGGAAGAGGACTACTACGTCGGGCGCACCCAGTACGACTCCCCCGAGGTAGACGGCGAGGTGATCCTCAGTAGCGACAGCCCGCTCCGTGTCGGCTCCTTCTACCAAGCCGAAATCACAGGCATAGAGGAGTACGACCTCATCGCGACCACATCCCCAGAGCACCTCATCCTATGA
- the ftsY gene encoding signal recognition particle-docking protein FtsY: protein MGLFGLFSKKKKETLDTGLEKSKTSMVDKLTRAVAGKSKVDDEILDDLEDILVTSDVGVDTTLKIIKRIEERVARDKYVGTSELKSILRDEVAALLAENGTTDGESFTLPANAHPYVIMVVGVNGVGKTTTIGKLAYQFKQQGKRIVLGAADTFRAAAIEQLEIWGERVGVPVVKQQMGSDPASVAFDTLQSAVAQDADVVIIDTAGRLHNQVSLMNELSKIKRVMAKVVPDAPHEVLLVLDGSTGQNAFEQAKQFTAATDVSALAITKLDGTAKGGVVIGISDQFKVPVKYIGLGEKIEDLQVFRKREFVDSIFGDEL, encoded by the coding sequence ATGGGACTATTCGGACTATTCTCAAAAAAGAAGAAAGAGACACTCGACACAGGTCTAGAAAAGAGCAAGACCTCGATGGTAGACAAGCTGACTCGTGCCGTAGCTGGCAAGAGCAAGGTCGATGATGAGATCCTCGACGACCTGGAGGATATACTCGTGACGAGTGATGTGGGTGTGGACACGACGCTCAAGATCATCAAGCGCATCGAAGAGCGTGTGGCTCGAGACAAATATGTCGGCACGAGCGAACTCAAAAGCATCCTGCGTGACGAAGTGGCGGCACTCCTTGCGGAGAATGGTACGACCGATGGAGAGAGCTTCACACTCCCCGCAAATGCGCATCCCTACGTAATCATGGTGGTCGGTGTCAACGGCGTGGGCAAGACAACCACCATCGGCAAGCTCGCCTATCAGTTTAAGCAGCAGGGCAAGCGCATCGTACTAGGCGCTGCAGATACCTTCCGTGCAGCCGCCATCGAGCAGCTAGAGATCTGGGGAGAGCGTGTCGGCGTGCCAGTCGTCAAGCAGCAGATGGGCTCGGACCCCGCTTCGGTAGCCTTCGACACGCTACAGTCGGCTGTGGCGCAAGACGCCGACGTGGTTATCATCGATACGGCCGGTCGTCTACACAACCAGGTGAGCTTGATGAACGAGCTCTCTAAGATCAAGCGTGTCATGGCAAAGGTGGTCCCCGATGCTCCACACGAAGTACTCCTCGTACTCGACGGCTCTACGGGTCAGAACGCCTTCGAGCAGGCGAAGCAGTTCACCGCAGCCACCGACGTCTCTGCGCTTGCCATCACGAAGCTCGATGGCACGGCAAAGGGCGGTGTCGTCATCGGCATCTCTGACCAGTTTAAAGTACCTGTCAAGTATATCGGACTAGGCGAGAAGATTGAGGATCTACAGGTCTTTCGTAAGCGCGAGTTTGTCGACTCCATCTTTGGCGATGAGCTTTAG
- the nspC gene encoding carboxynorspermidine decarboxylase, giving the protein MLRMQPHKMTTPYYLLEESLLRRNLELIRSVAERAGVEIILAFKAYALWRTFPIFKEYIHASTASSPWEARLGYEEMGAPVHAYTPAYSEDNITDFVHYSSHITLNSPTQWQRFGPASPYAAEQISYGLRLNLAYSPVKTEIYNPALPGTRFGVSAETLRQMEQEGALTGLEGVHLHVLCEGDDEQLELVLERLEERFGFILDKVQWLNLGGGHLMTHREYDTEHLVALLRAFRERHPNLRVIMEPGSAFAWQTGDLYAQVVDIVTNDGIKTAIMNVSFACHMPDCLEMPYHPVVEGATQCDTPEAGTHSYRLGGNSCLSGDYMGYWTFDHPLEIGETLVLKDMLHYTTVKTNMFNGVQHPAIALRHLDGSVEMLRSFDYSDYKSRMD; this is encoded by the coding sequence ATGCTCCGTATGCAACCCCACAAGATGACCACACCCTACTACCTCCTAGAGGAGTCTCTCCTGAGACGTAACCTCGAGCTGATACGATCCGTAGCAGAGCGGGCGGGCGTGGAGATTATCTTAGCCTTCAAGGCGTACGCCCTCTGGCGCACCTTCCCTATATTTAAGGAGTACATCCACGCTAGCACAGCTAGCTCGCCGTGGGAGGCTCGCCTAGGCTACGAGGAGATGGGAGCTCCCGTACACGCCTACACACCAGCTTACAGCGAGGACAATATCACGGACTTTGTACACTACAGTAGTCACATCACGCTCAACTCGCCCACCCAGTGGCAGCGCTTCGGACCAGCTTCGCCTTACGCAGCCGAGCAGATCTCTTACGGTCTGCGGCTAAACTTAGCCTACTCGCCTGTCAAGACGGAAATCTACAACCCCGCCCTGCCAGGGACACGCTTCGGCGTGAGTGCCGAGACGCTAAGACAAATGGAGCAAGAGGGCGCTTTGACAGGACTAGAGGGTGTGCATCTGCATGTTCTTTGCGAGGGTGATGACGAGCAGCTGGAGTTAGTGCTAGAGCGTCTCGAGGAGCGCTTTGGCTTTATCCTAGACAAGGTGCAGTGGCTCAACCTTGGTGGTGGACACTTGATGACGCATCGTGAGTACGATACGGAGCATCTGGTGGCGTTGCTACGCGCTTTCCGTGAGCGTCACCCGAATCTGCGAGTTATTATGGAGCCAGGCAGTGCTTTCGCTTGGCAGACGGGAGATCTCTACGCTCAGGTGGTGGACATTGTGACCAACGACGGCATCAAGACAGCGATTATGAACGTCTCCTTCGCCTGCCACATGCCTGACTGTCTCGAGATGCCCTACCATCCAGTCGTGGAGGGAGCGACACAGTGCGACACGCCCGAGGCAGGCACGCACAGCTACCGCCTAGGGGGCAACAGCTGTCTGAGTGGTGACTATATGGGCTACTGGACCTTTGACCATCCGCTGGAGATTGGCGAGACGCTCGTCCTGAAGGACATGCTACACTACACGACAGTCAAGACAAACATGTTCAACGGCGTACAGCATCCCGCCATTGCGCTACGTCATCTCGATGGCTCGGTGGAGATGCTCCGCAGCTTTGACTATTCGGACTACAAGTCTCGCATGGACTAA
- the ribB gene encoding 3,4-dihydroxy-2-butanone-4-phosphate synthase codes for MGQTKTISPAVEARIQAAVQALRDGRGILLVDDENRENEGDIIFSTERLTPQNIALMIRECSGIICLCLKSKKCQELNLPQMVQHNTCVNNTAFTISIEAKEGVTTGVSAHDRYVTITTAARADAKPEDLVHPGHVFPLQAREGGVLERRGHTEGSIDIVSIAGLGDTAVLCELTNEDGTMARMPEIQKFGAAHNMPVLTIEDIVTYRQQS; via the coding sequence ATGGGACAGACCAAAACAATTTCCCCAGCCGTAGAGGCTCGCATCCAAGCTGCCGTCCAAGCCCTCAGAGATGGGCGTGGCATCCTACTCGTAGATGATGAAAACCGTGAGAACGAGGGCGACATCATCTTCTCCACAGAGAGACTTACTCCACAAAACATCGCGCTGATGATCCGTGAGTGCAGTGGCATCATCTGCCTTTGCCTCAAGTCGAAGAAGTGCCAAGAGCTCAATCTTCCTCAGATGGTACAGCACAACACTTGTGTCAACAACACCGCTTTCACGATCTCTATAGAGGCCAAGGAAGGGGTCACGACAGGTGTCTCAGCACATGACCGCTACGTGACCATCACAACGGCTGCACGAGCTGACGCCAAGCCTGAGGACTTAGTGCATCCAGGACACGTCTTCCCGCTACAAGCCAGAGAGGGTGGCGTGCTAGAGCGCCGAGGACACACAGAGGGCAGTATAGATATAGTTTCCATTGCAGGGCTAGGCGATACGGCCGTCCTCTGCGAGCTAACCAACGAGGATGGAACCATGGCACGTATGCCAGAGATCCAGAAGTTTGGCGCAGCGCACAATATGCCTGTCCTCACGATTGAGGATATCGTCACCTATCGTCAGCAAAGCTAA